In Molothrus aeneus isolate 106 chromosome 3, BPBGC_Maene_1.0, whole genome shotgun sequence, a single genomic region encodes these proteins:
- the RIPPLY2 gene encoding protein ripply2, whose translation MSRGRWGLRAAQRPPPAIKASGPAGGGDKRAAADRRRMEGGCPRPLSAALPPQGYSPLSSSRCGGRPGPALTALPSPRSPAPFWRPWVPAPGEVAQRSPGPAAPHSPGGLAEASRKLAQYTHPVRLFWPKSRCYDYLYQEAEALLKNFPVQATISFYEDSDSEDDEDQLEQDSGTESGC comes from the exons ATGAGCCGGGGGAGGTGGGGGCTCCGCGCCGCGCAGCGCCCGCCGCCGGCTATAAAAGCCTCCGGGCCCGCGGGCGGCGGCGATAAGCGAGCGGCCGCGGACCGGCGGAGGATGGAGGGCGGCTGCCCCCGCCCGCTCTCGGCGGCTCTACCCCCGCAGGGCTACTcgcccctctcctcctcccggTGCGGGGGGCGGCCCGGTCCTGCGCTGACGGCCCTGCCCTCGCCCCGCAGCCCTGCGCCCTTCTGGAGACCGTGGGTGCCCGCGCCGGGTGAGGTGGCCCAGcggagccccggccccgccgcg CCTCACAGCCCCGGCGGGCTGGCGGAAGCCTCCCGAAAGCTGGCGCAGTACACGCACCCCGTCAG ATTATTTTGGCCCAAATCAAGGTGCTATGATTACTTGTATCAGGAAGCTGAAGCACTTCTGAAAAACTTCCCAGTTCAGGCTACTATTTCCTTTTATGAAGACTCGGATAGTGAAGATGATGAAGATCAACTGGAACAAGATTCAGGAACAGAATCAGGTTGCTGA